Proteins encoded together in one Bacillota bacterium window:
- a CDS encoding HD domain-containing protein, with protein MSNIHKTINYLLELFDKSKYLLDKPQSKQYRLEHTFRVASIGKEIALKENLDVDATTIGCLLHDISYIYEMKSKEDHLGHGRKSAQICKEFVMSLDLDDKLKHELLFGIAIHVDDSADFEGEKTLLAETIGEADNIDRFDRYRLYENLVQSNLDSMSLEEQLEFVFKKITRLKTLKDYVFKSNTSNQMWNEKIEIQIIYYTGLLSQLQRGDYKNL; from the coding sequence TTGAGTAATATTCATAAAACAATCAATTATCTATTGGAATTATTTGATAAAAGCAAGTATTTACTAGATAAACCTCAGTCAAAGCAATATAGATTAGAGCACACTTTTCGAGTAGCAAGTATTGGAAAAGAGATTGCTTTAAAGGAAAATTTAGATGTTGATGCTACTACAATTGGATGTCTATTGCATGACATTAGTTATATTTATGAAATGAAATCGAAAGAAGATCATTTAGGGCACGGAAGAAAATCTGCTCAAATATGCAAAGAATTTGTGATGAGTTTGGATTTGGATGATAAACTAAAACACGAACTATTATTTGGTATTGCAATTCATGTGGATGATAGTGCAGATTTTGAAGGAGAAAAGACCCTTTTAGCTGAAACAATTGGAGAAGCTGATAACATTGATCGGTTTGATCGATATAGGTTATATGAGAATTTAGTTCAATCAAATTTAGATAGTATGAGTTTAGAAGAACAATTAGAATTTGTTTTTAAAAAAATCACAAGATTAAAAACTTTAAAAGATTATGTGTTTAAATCGAATACTTCAAATCAAATGTGGAATGAAAAAATAGAAATTCAAATCATATACTATACAGGGTTATTGTCTCAACTTCAAAGAGGAGAC